A window of the Gloeocapsa sp. DLM2.Bin57 genome harbors these coding sequences:
- a CDS encoding NAD-dependent epimerase/dehydratase family protein — protein MAIHLVTGVAGFIGSNLAETLLNQGERVIGIDSFNDYYNPKLKRQNVSNLTKYDSFKLIEGDILHLNWLELLDSVEYLYHQAAQAGVRASWGKSFSDYTTRNINATQIILEAAKESKSLQRLVFASTSSVYGNAETFPTPESVCPQPVSPYGITKLAAERMCWLYQQNFGVPVTALRYFTVYGPRQRPDMAFHKFFKAALNSQPIDVYGDGQQTRDFTFISDIVAANLAAANVKDAVGEVFNIGGGSRVVLTEVLDQIEKIINQPLIRNYLSPARGDARHTSADISKAQKILNYQPQVSLTNGLTQEWEWLYSNRDLN, from the coding sequence ATGGCGATTCACTTAGTAACTGGTGTAGCGGGTTTTATTGGCTCTAATTTAGCTGAAACTCTACTTAATCAAGGAGAACGAGTTATTGGCATTGATAGCTTTAATGATTATTATAACCCCAAACTTAAACGCCAAAATGTTAGTAATTTAACTAAATATGATTCATTTAAGCTGATTGAGGGAGATATCCTACACTTGAACTGGTTGGAGTTATTAGACTCAGTCGAATATCTGTATCATCAAGCTGCACAAGCGGGAGTAAGGGCGAGTTGGGGTAAAAGCTTCTCTGACTATACCACCAGAAATATTAACGCGACTCAAATTATCCTAGAAGCTGCTAAAGAAAGTAAGTCTCTTCAACGTCTGGTATTTGCTTCTACATCCTCTGTCTATGGTAATGCGGAAACTTTCCCTACTCCTGAGTCAGTATGTCCTCAACCAGTCTCACCTTATGGTATTACTAAACTAGCTGCAGAGAGAATGTGTTGGTTATATCAGCAAAATTTTGGTGTACCTGTTACTGCTTTACGCTATTTTACCGTTTATGGACCGCGTCAACGTCCTGATATGGCTTTTCACAAGTTCTTTAAAGCTGCGTTAAATTCTCAACCAATTGATGTCTATGGAGATGGACAACAAACCCGGGATTTTACCTTTATTAGTGATATCGTAGCTGCTAATTTAGCTGCTGCTAACGTTAAAGATGCTGTCGGAGAGGTATTTAATATCGGTGGTGGTAGTAGGGTAGTTTTAACAGAAGTACTCGATCAAATTGAAAAAATTATTAATCAACCTCTGATCCGTAATTATCTATCTCCCGCTAGGGGTGACGCGCGTCATACCAGTGCTGATATTTCTAAAGCGCAAAAAATCCTTAATTATCAACCTCAAGTCTCCCTTACTAATGGTTTGACTCAGGAATGGGAATGGTTATATAGTAATAGAGACTTAAATTAG
- a CDS encoding isochorismate synthase, with protein sequence MTQFRISQSINNSSPGFQGEVKELEGLLRDIQPQHHPKIISFSQRIDNLDPLDFLATISLTKQLYFYWENPRQSEAIIAYGTIRCLKLNSADRFRRSQQFINNCLTEILTIGDLQLPGSGPHFFCSFSFFEQQRKEAQFPSATIFLPEIQIYCQKNSTVLVINTLAKNLNKINLIISKIKAKVNTKITINHEKKNTYLTIQDKDREFKQSVNSALTSIEQKKFSKIVLAHAIDLTASQPFNLIKSLQNLRQQHPDCYLFATSNGEDIHFIGASPERLLTINNKQLITDALAGSAPRGKTVEEDKQIGELLLNNEKERREHEAVREFIQQRLRQLGLEPKIMPLELLQLANIQHLWTAIYAEIPPRLHPLDIVAQLHPTPAVAGVPTETACQEIRRYESFERSLYAAPIGWLDYQGNSKFIVGIRSALIQGNQARLYGGAGIVAGSTPDKEYAEVQLKLQSLLKTLV encoded by the coding sequence ATGACGCAATTTCGGATTTCTCAATCAATCAATAACTCCTCTCCTGGGTTTCAAGGAGAAGTTAAGGAATTAGAAGGATTGCTCAGGGATATTCAACCTCAACATCATCCGAAAATAATCAGTTTTTCCCAAAGAATAGATAACCTTGATCCTCTCGATTTTTTAGCGACAATCTCTCTAACCAAACAGTTATATTTTTATTGGGAAAATCCCCGTCAGTCAGAAGCTATCATCGCTTATGGGACGATTAGATGTTTAAAGTTAAATTCAGCAGATAGATTTAGGCGATCGCAACAATTTATTAACAACTGTTTAACCGAAATTCTCACAATTGGGGACTTACAACTTCCTGGTAGTGGTCCTCATTTTTTTTGCAGTTTTAGTTTTTTTGAGCAACAAAGAAAAGAGGCTCAATTTCCTAGTGCAACAATATTTTTACCAGAGATACAAATTTATTGCCAAAAAAATAGTACGGTTTTAGTAATCAATACTTTAGCCAAAAACTTAAATAAGATAAACTTGATAATTAGTAAAATTAAAGCTAAAGTCAATACTAAAATAACGATTAATCATGAGAAGAAAAACACTTATCTAACTATTCAAGATAAAGATAGAGAATTTAAACAATCAGTCAACTCAGCCTTAACATCAATTGAGCAGAAAAAGTTTAGTAAAATAGTATTAGCTCACGCTATAGACTTAACAGCATCTCAACCATTTAACCTGATAAAATCCTTACAAAACTTGCGTCAACAACATCCCGATTGTTACTTATTTGCCACTAGTAATGGTGAAGATATTCATTTTATAGGAGCAAGTCCTGAAAGACTATTAACTATTAATAATAAACAACTAATCACTGATGCTTTAGCTGGTTCAGCCCCTAGAGGTAAAACAGTAGAAGAAGACAAACAAATTGGTGAATTACTATTAAATAACGAAAAAGAAAGAAGGGAACATGAAGCAGTAAGAGAATTTATTCAACAACGCTTGCGTCAATTAGGTTTAGAACCAAAAATTATGCCACTAGAACTACTACAATTAGCTAACATTCAACATTTGTGGACAGCTATTTACGCAGAAATTCCCCCCAGACTTCACCCCTTAGACATTGTCGCACAACTGCACCCCACTCCAGCAGTAGCAGGAGTCCCCACAGAAACAGCTTGTCAAGAAATCAGACGCTATGAATCTTTTGAACGTTCCCTTTATGCAGCCCCCATAGGTTGGCTAGATTACCAAGGTAATAGTAAATTTATCGTGGGGATTCGTTCGGCTTTAATACAAGGTAATCAAGCTAGATTATACGGTGGAGCAGGGATAGTAGCGGGTTCAACCCCTGACAAAGAGTATGCGGAAGTACAACTTAAGTTACAGTCTTTATTAAAGACTTTAGTTTAG